From the Theobroma cacao cultivar B97-61/B2 chromosome 2, Criollo_cocoa_genome_V2, whole genome shotgun sequence genome, one window contains:
- the LOC18608374 gene encoding uncharacterized protein LOC18608374, protein MSSIIQSFQKSHALPVSQTESKEQLPGLRRRLSSLSLNIKPISSPATSWAFHRSKSLSSMGEYAGSSIRKWWDWGWSWVLSRKPMFAKDLEMNEEETRILGCHNKGSWRHVFYKVRSEVKKLVGSDKVGLPQTYRYNSLDYSKNFDDGQKIYG, encoded by the coding sequence ATGAGCTCCATTATTCAAAGCTTTCAAAAGAGCCATGCACTCCCCGTCTCTCAAACCGAATCAAAAGAGCAACTGCCAGGGCTACGTAGAAGGCTTTCCTCTCTGTCTCTCAATATAAAGCCTATCTCTTCGCCAGCGACATCATGGGCATTTCACAGATCAAAGTCTTTGTCGTCCATGGGAGAGTATGCTGGTAGTTCCATCAGGAAATGGTGGGACTGGGGCTGGTCTTGGGTTCTCTCCAGAAAACCCATGTTTGCTAAAGACCTTGAAATGAACGAAGAAGAAACTAGGATTCTAGGCTGCCACAACAAAGGCAGCTGGAGACATGTTTTTTACAAGGTTAGGTCTGAGGTCAAAAAACTGGTGGGATCTGACAAAGTTGGCCTCCCGCAAACTTACAGGTACAATTCTTTAGATTACTCCAAGAATTTTGATGATGGACAGAAAATCTATGGTTGA